The following are encoded in a window of Bos indicus isolate NIAB-ARS_2022 breed Sahiwal x Tharparkar chromosome 7, NIAB-ARS_B.indTharparkar_mat_pri_1.0, whole genome shotgun sequence genomic DNA:
- the LOC109561045 gene encoding olfactory receptor 2G6: MEESNSSSEKGFLLLGFSDQPELERILFVIILLFYILNLLGNTAIILVSYLDPKLHTPMYFFLSNLSCVDICFTTSVAPQLLVTMNKKDKNMSYGGCVAQLYVATGLGSSECILLAVMAYDRYAAVCRPLHYTTIVHPQLCASLASTAWLSGLITSLIQCSLTVQLPLCGHRKLDHIFCEVPVLIKLACVDTTFNEVELFVASVIFLIVPVSLILVSYGFITRAVLRIKSTAGRSKAFGTCSSHLLVVIIFYGTIIFMYLQPAKSSSKNQGKFVSLFYTIVTPLLNPIIYTLRNKDVKGAMRTLVMGNAFSS; the protein is encoded by the coding sequence ATGGAAGAAAGCAACAGCAGCTCTGAAAAAGGGTTTCTTCTCCTGGGATTTTCTGATCAGCCCGAACTAGAGAGAATACTCTTTGTTATAATTTTGCTCTTCTACATCTTAAACCTACTGGGAAACACTGCCATCATTTTAGTTTCTTACTTGGACCCCAAACTCCACACTCCAATGTACTTTTTCCTCAGCAACCTCTCTTGTGTAGACATCTGCTTCACCACCAGTGTTGCCCCACAGTTGCTGGTTACCATGAATAAGAAAGACAAGAACATGAGCTATGGCGGATGCGTGGCCCAGCTCTATGTAGCCACCGGGCTGGGGTCCTCTGAGTGTATTCTCCTAGCGGTCATGGCTTATGATCGCTATGCTGCTGTCTGCCGGCCTCTGCACTACACCACCATTGTGCATCCTCAGCTTTGTGCATCCCTGGCCAGCACAGCGTGGCTCAGTGGCCTCATCACCTCCCTTATTCAGTGCTCCCTTACTGTGCAGCTGCCTCTTTGTGGTCATCGCAAATTGGACCATATTTTTTGTGAGGTGCCAGTGCTCATAAAACTGGCCTGTGTGGACACAACTTTCAATGAAGTAGAACTATTCGTGGCCAGTGTAATCTTTCTAATTGTCCCTGTGTCACTCATTTTAGTCTCCTATGGCTTTATAACGCGAGCGGTGTTGAGGATTAAATCAACAGCAGGGCGCAGCAAGGCCTTTGGGACTTGCTCCTCCCACCTGCTTGTGGTCATCATTTTCTATGGGACCATCATTTTCATGTACCTTCAGCCAGCTAAAAGTAGCTCCAAAAACCAGGGAAAGTTTGTCTCCCTTTTCTACACCATAGTCACCCCACTTTTAAACCCCATTATCTATACTCTGAGAAACAAAGATGTGAAAGGGGCCATGAGGACACTGGTaatgggaaatgctttcagttcatAA